The Lytechinus pictus isolate F3 Inbred chromosome 8, Lp3.0, whole genome shotgun sequence nucleotide sequence tattggggtggacttgtcctttaacaagtattggaaatttTACCGAAAAGAcgaaatatatcccttttttcacgATTGACAGATTATTTATGTGAAACTATGCTTTAGGTCAAGGACGTAGCACACTTTGCATGCTTTCAcgttattttcattattcatttttcattaggTAAGAAGACTACCCCGAAAACCAATCTGGCAAAGAAACGGGAACTGGACTCGCCTACTATACCTACCGCGGACGCCACTCCAGCTAAAAAGAAACCAAGAGCAAAATCCAAACTCGAAGCAGAGAAGATGAAACTTAAACGGTTGAAAGCAGATCAGGACGTTTTGCGTAAAAGGCAGAAGGAGATAGATAAAGATATTGACCAGAATAGTAAGGAGTTAGAAAAGACTCAGAACGTTTTAAAGAAATTGATGGAGCAGGAAATACAagatgatatgaaaaaaattgagaaacgTAAAAAGGAGCTCGATAAATTGAGTTTACCTGGAGGAAGTACATCTCAGAAGTCCACATCCAATACAAACTCATAATTTCCTTTATACATTTATACTTGATCCTGTATTTCTAAATATTCCATTAACTTCTGATGCCTCACTTTCAGTAATAATGATTGTAATAAATAATTGTAAGTTTTGTTATGACACTATTACTATTAGTTTTACACTTACATATATATGAAATGAATTGTCGTCAAATTTATCACACATGACACATCCACCCTActgatttatttcattgaatttatTCATAGAATTTTCCCCCGTTCCAACTCAactatatttcttttcttttttccacaTTGTAATAACAGATTAAACGACGATAACAAATGTTGTAAATAGCTCTTACTTGAATCTAATGTGTTTCACATGTTCCCACATGCACCTCCCTGCTTCAATTGCTTCgatgtttgtttctttttaaatatatctAAATGTGTATTGATGACA carries:
- the LOC135155070 gene encoding uncharacterized protein LOC135155070, with translation MKGIPESKLMEIADDVGNRDAMKIGLSGGLSRHQVESLDSDCYKVLTKIMANITPKEQKRKLRQILTDCNYTAAADTHLPTRKKTTPKTNLAKKRELDSPTIPTADATPAKKKPRAKSKLEAEKMKLKRLKADQDVLRKRQKEIDKDIDQNSKELEKTQNVLKKLMEQEIQDDMKKIEKRKKELDKLSLPGGSTSQKSTSNTNS